Proteins encoded by one window of Streptomyces clavuligerus:
- a CDS encoding DUF4191 domain-containing protein yields the protein MARKANSDSAEAAANPGRLKQIALTYKMTRKADPKVGLILAAVGIVTFGAFLGLGFWIGYPVYLGILGFLVAFLATAIVFGRRAERAAFGQMEGQPGAAAAVLQNVGRGWTTTPAVAMNRSQDVIHRAVGRAGIVLVAEGNPNRLKPMLAAEKKKMARVVYDVPVHDILVGTGEDQVPLKKVRTTMLKLPRILSGAQVASANDRLRALGDLMSNMPLPKGPMPKGMRMPRGGKMR from the coding sequence ATGGCGAGGAAGGCTAACTCTGACAGCGCTGAGGCTGCTGCGAATCCGGGGCGACTCAAGCAGATCGCTCTGACGTACAAGATGACGCGGAAGGCCGACCCCAAGGTCGGGCTGATCCTCGCGGCTGTGGGAATCGTCACCTTCGGTGCCTTCCTCGGGCTGGGCTTCTGGATCGGTTACCCCGTCTACCTGGGAATCCTGGGCTTCCTGGTGGCCTTCCTCGCGACGGCGATCGTCTTCGGCCGCCGTGCCGAGCGGGCGGCCTTCGGACAGATGGAGGGCCAGCCCGGCGCCGCCGCGGCGGTGCTCCAGAACGTGGGCCGGGGCTGGACCACCACCCCGGCGGTCGCGATGAACCGCAGCCAGGACGTGATCCACCGGGCCGTCGGCCGCGCGGGCATCGTGCTGGTCGCCGAGGGCAACCCCAACCGGCTGAAGCCGATGCTGGCGGCCGAGAAGAAGAAGATGGCGCGCGTCGTGTACGACGTACCGGTGCACGACATCCTGGTGGGCACGGGCGAGGACCAGGTGCCGCTGAAGAAGGTCCGTACGACGATGCTCAAGCTGCCGCGGATTCTCTCCGGCGCGCAGGTGGCCTCGGCGAACGACCGGCTGCGGGCGCTCGGGGACCTCATGAGCAATATGCCCCTGCCGAAGGGGCCCATGCCCAAGGGCATGCGGATGCCGCGCGGCGGAAAGATGCGCTGA
- a CDS encoding tetratricopeptide repeat protein — protein MTERPSPRMPNRQLAALIQEAGFSNAGLARRVDQLGLEHGLDLRYDKTSVTRWLRGQQPRGTTPALIAEVFTRRLGRRLSAQDLGLDACAPVYAGLEFAATPEEAVDIVSGLWRKDSGSHTELRKIAFTPAGLVVPSRDWLIGRADDRVGRGDDRYEHRYGREARDVREAHPVVGALGRVPTQGGGGVPRQRERGPVPMPERGPDRGPGQRVTSGDIAALRSVGELFRTLDHAYGGGHARQALVRYLEHEAEPMLRGSYGEAVGRRLFAAVADLTRLAGWTSYDIAAHGLAQRYFVQALRLAQAAGDRAYGSYVLVTMARQAVYLGHGREAVQLARVAQQGVGPGAPPVVQALLHAVEARGHGVLGEARACTASLLRAERALGAARPGDEAPVWGRAFDEAQMTDEFGHCYRDLQQYRQAVQYAERSLQLRPVGMARSRLFCRVVLASSRLALGELDQACTLGAEAALQAAEMRSARALEYVQDFERRLEPYRDAAAVRGYRDRVAPLG, from the coding sequence ATGACGGAACGACCCTCGCCGCGCATGCCCAATCGCCAACTGGCGGCACTCATCCAGGAAGCCGGATTCTCCAATGCGGGCCTGGCCCGGAGGGTGGATCAGCTCGGTCTTGAACATGGCCTGGACCTGCGCTACGACAAGACATCAGTGACGCGGTGGCTGCGGGGCCAGCAGCCGCGCGGAACCACACCGGCGCTGATCGCCGAGGTCTTCACCCGACGCCTCGGCAGGCGGCTCTCGGCCCAGGACCTGGGGCTCGACGCCTGCGCGCCCGTCTACGCGGGCCTGGAGTTCGCCGCGACACCCGAGGAGGCGGTGGACATCGTCAGCGGGCTGTGGCGCAAGGACTCCGGCAGCCACACGGAGCTGCGCAAGATCGCCTTCACCCCGGCGGGGCTGGTGGTGCCCAGCCGGGACTGGCTCATCGGACGGGCCGACGACCGGGTCGGCCGGGGCGACGACCGCTATGAGCACCGTTACGGGAGGGAGGCGCGGGACGTACGGGAAGCGCACCCCGTCGTCGGCGCCCTCGGGCGGGTGCCCACCCAGGGCGGGGGCGGCGTCCCCCGGCAGCGCGAGCGCGGCCCGGTGCCGATGCCGGAGCGCGGCCCCGACCGCGGGCCCGGCCAGCGGGTCACCAGCGGCGACATCGCCGCCCTCCGCTCGGTCGGCGAACTCTTCCGCACCCTCGACCACGCCTACGGCGGCGGCCACGCCCGCCAGGCCCTCGTGCGCTATCTGGAGCACGAGGCCGAGCCGATGCTCCGGGGCAGCTACGGCGAGGCCGTCGGCCGCCGCCTCTTCGCGGCCGTCGCCGACCTCACCCGCCTCGCGGGCTGGACCTCGTACGACATCGCCGCGCACGGGCTCGCGCAGCGGTACTTCGTCCAGGCGCTGCGGCTGGCGCAGGCGGCGGGGGACCGGGCCTACGGCTCCTACGTCCTCGTCACCATGGCCCGCCAGGCCGTCTACCTCGGGCACGGACGGGAGGCCGTGCAGCTCGCCCGCGTCGCCCAGCAGGGCGTGGGGCCCGGCGCGCCCCCCGTCGTCCAGGCGCTGCTGCACGCGGTGGAGGCCCGGGGCCACGGCGTCCTGGGCGAGGCCCGCGCCTGCACCGCGTCCCTGCTGCGCGCGGAACGGGCCCTCGGCGCCGCCCGCCCCGGCGACGAGGCGCCGGTATGGGGGCGCGCCTTCGACGAGGCGCAGATGACGGACGAGTTCGGCCACTGCTACCGGGACCTCCAGCAGTACCGGCAGGCCGTCCAGTACGCCGAGCGCTCCCTCCAGCTCCGCCCGGTGGGCATGGCCCGCAGCAGGCTCTTCTGCCGGGTGGTGCTCGCCTCCTCCCGGCTCGCCCTCGGCGAGCTGGACCAGGCGTGCACCCTGGGCGCGGAGGCCGCGCTCCAGGCGGCGGAGATGCGTTCCGCGCGGGCCCTGGAGTACGTCCAGGACTTCGAACGCCGCCTGGAGCCCTACCGCGACGCGGCGGCCGTCCGCGGCTACCGCGACCGCGTGGCCCCCCTCGGCTGA
- the lipA gene encoding lipoyl synthase, protein MSAVAPDGRKMLRLEVRNSQTPIERKPEWIKTRAKMGPEYTKMQNLVKSEGLHTVCQEAGCPNIYECWEDREATFLIGGDQCTRRCDFCQIDTGKPQALDRDEPRRVGESVVTMDLNYATVTGVARDDLADGGAWLYAETVRQIHQQTAGREGGHTKVELLAPDFNAVPALLEEVFESRPEVFAHNVETVPRIFKRIRPGFRYERSLDVITRARAAGLVTKSNLILGMGEERAEISEALLQLHEAGCELITITQYLRPSVRHHPVERWVKPQEFVELKEEAEEIGFSGVMSGPLVRSSYRAGRLYAQAIERRAVESAGPVAAQAV, encoded by the coding sequence GTGTCCGCTGTCGCACCCGACGGACGCAAGATGCTGCGCCTGGAGGTCCGGAACAGCCAGACCCCCATCGAGCGCAAGCCCGAGTGGATCAAGACCCGGGCGAAGATGGGCCCCGAGTACACCAAGATGCAGAACCTCGTGAAGAGCGAGGGTCTGCACACGGTGTGCCAGGAGGCGGGCTGTCCCAACATCTACGAGTGCTGGGAGGACCGCGAGGCCACCTTCCTCATCGGCGGCGACCAGTGCACCCGGCGCTGCGACTTCTGCCAGATCGACACGGGCAAGCCCCAGGCGCTCGACCGCGACGAGCCCCGCCGGGTCGGCGAGTCGGTCGTCACCATGGACCTGAACTACGCCACCGTGACCGGCGTGGCCCGGGACGACCTGGCGGACGGCGGCGCCTGGCTGTACGCGGAGACGGTGCGGCAGATCCATCAGCAGACCGCCGGACGTGAGGGCGGCCACACCAAGGTGGAGCTGCTGGCCCCCGACTTCAATGCGGTCCCCGCACTCCTTGAGGAAGTCTTCGAGTCCCGTCCCGAGGTCTTCGCGCACAACGTCGAGACCGTGCCGCGGATCTTCAAGCGCATCCGCCCCGGTTTCCGTTACGAGCGCTCGCTCGACGTCATCACCCGGGCCCGTGCCGCGGGCCTGGTGACCAAGTCCAATCTGATCCTGGGCATGGGCGAGGAGCGCGCGGAGATCAGCGAGGCGCTGCTCCAGCTCCACGAGGCGGGTTGCGAGCTGATCACGATCACGCAGTATCTGCGTCCCTCGGTGCGCCACCACCCGGTGGAGCGGTGGGTGAAGCCCCAGGAGTTCGTGGAGCTGAAGGAGGAGGCCGAGGAGATCGGCTTCTCCGGTGTGATGTCGGGCCCGCTGGTGCGGTCCTCGTACCGCGCGGGGCGGCTCTACGCCCAGGCGATCGAGCGGCGCGCGGTGGAGTCCGCGGGCCCGGTGGCGGCGCAGGCGGTCTGA
- the lipB gene encoding lipoyl(octanoyl) transferase LipB has product MSELRFVRLGFGGEAVEYQEAWQKQREVHAARFADEVPDTCLLLEHPPVYTAGRRTADSERPLDGTPVVDVDRGGKITWHGPGQLVGYPIIKLPRPVDVVAHVRRLEEALILACADFGLETSRVEGRSGVWVLGDPVEERPAIGGLSLDFDPRLQDEEFDPRLNGPEYAPSNAGQRREDRKLAAIGIRIAKGVSMHGFALNVNPDNTWFDRIVPCGIRDAGVTSLSAELGREITIADALPVVERRLREVLETAELRPRPVGTPA; this is encoded by the coding sequence GTGAGTGAGCTGCGGTTCGTCCGGCTGGGCTTCGGCGGGGAAGCGGTCGAGTACCAGGAGGCGTGGCAGAAGCAGCGCGAGGTGCACGCCGCCCGGTTCGCGGACGAGGTCCCGGACACCTGTCTGCTGCTGGAGCACCCGCCGGTGTACACGGCGGGGCGGCGCACGGCCGACAGCGAGCGCCCGCTCGACGGCACGCCGGTCGTCGACGTGGACCGGGGCGGCAAGATCACCTGGCACGGCCCGGGGCAGCTCGTCGGCTACCCGATCATCAAGCTGCCGCGCCCGGTGGACGTCGTGGCGCACGTGCGCAGGCTGGAGGAGGCCCTGATCCTCGCCTGCGCCGACTTCGGTCTGGAGACCAGCCGGGTGGAGGGCCGCAGCGGGGTCTGGGTGCTGGGCGACCCGGTCGAGGAGCGCCCGGCGATCGGCGGCCTCTCGCTGGACTTCGACCCGAGGCTCCAGGACGAGGAGTTCGACCCCCGGCTGAACGGCCCCGAGTACGCCCCGTCCAACGCGGGGCAGCGCCGCGAGGACCGCAAGCTGGCCGCGATCGGCATCCGGATCGCGAAGGGGGTCTCGATGCACGGCTTCGCGCTCAATGTGAATCCGGACAACACCTGGTTCGACCGGATCGTGCCCTGCGGCATCCGCGACGCGGGTGTGACCTCGCTCTCGGCCGAGCTGGGCCGGGAGATCACGATCGCCGACGCGCTGCCGGTGGTGGAGCGGCGGCTCCGGGAGGTCCTGGAGACGGCCGAGCTGCGGCCGAGACCCGTGGGCACGCCCGCGTAG